A single Suricata suricatta isolate VVHF042 chromosome 2, meerkat_22Aug2017_6uvM2_HiC, whole genome shotgun sequence DNA region contains:
- the LOC115276014 gene encoding disks large homolog 5-like: MQCVRVVSDLQSLQKQHSNALKRIEEAAKESDYYHTLHSRLLSEQTQLKDGMDVLRRDNGQLLRERNLLQQRWEHVTRLHEEDQKETGDHWAEQQQQRAGIHCGQREPLQDCFSF; this comes from the exons ATGCAGTGTGTGCGGGTCGTGTCGGACCTTCAGAGCCTGCAGAAGCAGCACAGCAATGCCTTAAAGAGGATCGAGGAGGCAGCCAAGGAGTCCGACTACTACCA CACACTCCATAGCCGGCTCCTGAGCGAGCAGACCCAGCTGAAGGATGGCATGGACGTGCTGAGGCGGGACAACGGACAGCTGTTGCGGGAGCGTAACCTGCTGCAGCAGCGGTGGGAGCACGTGACGCGGCTCCATGAGGAGGACCAGAAGGAGACTGGTGACCACTGGGCCGAACAACAGCAGCAG CGTGCTGGGATTCACTGTGGCCAGCGGGAGCCTCTTCAGGACTGCTTCTCGTTTTGA